One Dokdonia sp. Dokd-P16 genomic window carries:
- the gltB gene encoding glutamate synthase large subunit translates to MLKDQGLYLREFEHDACGAGFICSLKGIKSNDIIHKALEILEKLEHRGAVSADGRTGDGAGILIDIPHDYFQASCDFELPQEGSYAVSNVFLPRKQNQRDYCISVFEKSLTDQGIHIIGWRDVPVDKSILGEIAQVSEPFVKQIFVSYDGGDKNPAFAKAQQKPTPEFAFNLKLFTARKIAEHTIYDSKLSESSFFYVPSFSTKTIIYKGLLMPQDIKVYYKDLMDPRVVTRLALVHQRFSTNTFPTWDLAQPFRYMCHNGEINTLRGNVTRMYSREELMESPLFGEDIKAVLPVVIPGKSDSASMDMVVELLLMTGRSLPEVMMMLVPEAWEKNKEMSPAKRAFYEFNSCLMEPWDGPASIPFTDGNYIGAVLDRNGLRPSRYSVTKDGYVIMASEIGVVDIEPSNVQFHGRLEPGKMFLVDMAQGRIINDEEIKEEIATRHPYQEWLDENLIHLRDIPYNECPLFLNEAPLKERLITFGYTQEDINTIILPMAANAKEPIGSMGNDAPIAALSERPQLIYNYFKQLFAQVTNPPLDGIREELITDISLTLGADYNIFDINAAHCRKLKIQNPVISKQDLDKIKSLDDKNFKVVSVPMLYQVERGHNGLEEALEKLLQNVSKQLDEGANIVILSDRNTSITEAPIPALLACSYVNNGLATHKKRSQLSLIIESAEPREVHHFALLFGYGASAINPYMVNEIIENHPEDLELASVDVEEAIQNFNKAVGKGVLKVMNKIGISTLNSYRSSQLFECIGISKKVVSKYFPRTVTRIEGVGLHQLEGEISKRHTAAYDKKEIAADLPLEIGGEYRWRRDGEAHLFNPLTIAKLQESVRSNKPVIYKEYADRVNNQAKQLMTIRGLFEFTNYDPIDIDEVEPWTDIVKRFKTGAMSYGSISKEAHETLAVAMNRIDGKSNSGEGGENQERFYKDVNGDWKNSAIKQVASGRFGVTSNYLTNAAEIQIKMAQGAKPGEGGQLPGPKVNPEIAKTRNSTPYVGLISPPPHHDIYSIEDLSQLIYDLKSANREARINVKLVSEVGVGTVAAGVAKAKADVILISGHDGGTGATPLTSLKHTGLPWELGLAEAQQTLVMNDLRGRVRLECDGQLKTGRDVAIACLLGAEEFGFATAPLVASGCIMMRVCHLNTCPVGIATQNPELRKRFKGKPEHVVNFMYFVAQELREIMAKLGFKTVDEMVGQVQKLDRNKTIDQYKALGLDLSPILHKVEVKEGQSLRNIEKQDHDLEKALDFKIISQAHPALFRKEKTTLDLKITNEDRAVGAILSNEISKIYGVNGLPENTLKINFEGSAGQSFAAFATHGLTLSVTGNTNDYIGKGLSGAKVIVKVPVEATIIPEDNVIIGNVAFYGATAGEAYINGKAGERFCVRNSGARAVVEGIGDHGCEYMTGGVAVILGAVGRNFGAGMSGGIAYVYDVDSSLSRKANSEGLNFLKVEETQDREELRQLVENHYNATQSPLAQRFLENWDVEIGNFTKVLPEEYRQALIRLEEEQKLAN, encoded by the coding sequence ATGCTTAAGGATCAGGGATTATATTTAAGAGAATTTGAACACGATGCTTGTGGAGCAGGATTCATTTGTAGTTTAAAAGGAATAAAGTCAAACGACATTATCCACAAAGCACTAGAAATTCTTGAAAAACTAGAGCATCGAGGAGCGGTAAGTGCAGATGGAAGAACGGGAGATGGTGCAGGAATACTTATAGATATCCCTCATGATTATTTTCAAGCGAGCTGTGATTTTGAGTTGCCACAAGAAGGAAGTTATGCAGTGAGTAATGTGTTTCTCCCTCGTAAACAAAATCAACGAGATTACTGTATTTCGGTGTTTGAGAAGAGTCTTACAGATCAAGGCATTCATATTATAGGATGGAGAGATGTGCCGGTAGATAAATCTATCTTAGGTGAGATTGCTCAGGTTTCTGAGCCCTTTGTAAAGCAAATCTTTGTTTCATATGACGGTGGTGATAAAAATCCCGCTTTCGCGAAAGCGCAACAAAAACCCACTCCAGAATTTGCATTCAACTTAAAGTTGTTTACTGCACGTAAAATTGCAGAACACACTATATATGATTCTAAGCTATCTGAAAGTTCATTCTTTTATGTACCTAGTTTTTCAACCAAAACAATCATTTATAAAGGGCTGTTAATGCCTCAAGACATTAAAGTTTATTATAAAGACTTGATGGATCCTAGGGTTGTGACGCGCCTGGCACTTGTGCATCAGCGTTTTTCAACAAATACATTCCCTACTTGGGATCTTGCACAGCCTTTTAGATATATGTGTCATAATGGAGAGATTAATACATTGCGAGGCAATGTAACTCGTATGTACTCCAGAGAAGAACTTATGGAAAGTCCGCTTTTTGGAGAGGATATTAAAGCTGTTCTTCCAGTGGTAATCCCAGGCAAATCTGATAGTGCTTCTATGGATATGGTGGTGGAGCTGCTATTAATGACAGGTCGCTCACTTCCAGAGGTAATGATGATGCTCGTGCCAGAAGCGTGGGAGAAAAATAAGGAGATGTCTCCTGCAAAACGTGCTTTTTATGAATTTAATTCCTGCCTTATGGAGCCTTGGGATGGTCCAGCGTCTATCCCGTTTACAGATGGTAATTATATAGGAGCGGTACTTGATCGTAATGGATTGCGTCCATCTCGTTATTCTGTGACAAAGGATGGCTACGTGATTATGGCTTCTGAAATTGGTGTGGTAGATATTGAGCCTAGCAATGTGCAGTTCCATGGTCGTCTCGAGCCTGGTAAAATGTTTCTAGTAGATATGGCGCAAGGCCGTATCATTAATGATGAGGAAATAAAAGAGGAGATTGCAACGCGTCACCCGTATCAAGAATGGCTTGATGAAAATTTAATTCACTTAAGGGATATTCCTTATAATGAGTGTCCGCTATTTTTAAATGAAGCACCACTCAAGGAGCGTTTGATCACCTTTGGGTACACACAAGAAGATATAAATACCATCATATTACCCATGGCTGCAAATGCTAAAGAACCTATAGGTTCAATGGGTAATGATGCTCCTATTGCTGCGCTTTCAGAAAGACCGCAGCTCATTTATAATTACTTTAAACAATTGTTTGCTCAAGTAACAAATCCGCCTCTTGATGGAATAAGAGAGGAGCTGATTACAGATATTTCTCTAACCCTGGGAGCCGATTATAATATTTTTGACATTAATGCTGCGCATTGTAGAAAACTTAAAATCCAAAACCCAGTTATATCAAAACAAGATTTAGACAAGATTAAAAGTCTAGATGACAAAAACTTCAAAGTAGTTTCTGTACCGATGTTATATCAGGTAGAGAGAGGTCATAATGGCCTCGAGGAGGCACTAGAAAAACTCTTGCAAAACGTAAGCAAGCAGCTTGATGAGGGAGCAAATATTGTTATTCTATCAGATAGAAATACGTCAATTACAGAGGCACCTATACCAGCATTGTTAGCATGTTCTTATGTAAACAACGGACTAGCAACTCATAAGAAGAGATCTCAATTAAGTTTAATTATTGAGTCTGCAGAGCCTAGGGAAGTGCATCACTTTGCACTATTATTTGGTTATGGTGCGAGCGCGATTAACCCATATATGGTAAATGAGATTATAGAAAATCACCCAGAAGATCTTGAGCTTGCTAGTGTAGATGTAGAGGAGGCTATTCAAAACTTCAATAAGGCTGTAGGTAAAGGCGTGCTCAAGGTGATGAATAAGATTGGTATTTCTACACTTAATTCATATCGCAGTTCGCAATTATTTGAATGTATAGGTATTAGTAAAAAAGTAGTTTCAAAATACTTTCCGCGCACAGTGACTAGAATTGAGGGTGTAGGATTGCATCAACTAGAAGGAGAAATAAGTAAGCGTCATACAGCTGCTTACGATAAAAAGGAAATTGCTGCAGACTTACCACTAGAAATAGGTGGTGAGTATAGATGGAGAAGAGATGGGGAGGCGCATTTATTTAATCCGCTTACGATTGCAAAACTTCAAGAATCTGTACGAAGCAATAAGCCAGTAATTTATAAGGAATATGCAGATCGTGTAAATAATCAAGCTAAACAACTAATGACTATTAGAGGCTTGTTTGAGTTTACAAACTATGATCCTATAGATATTGACGAAGTAGAGCCGTGGACGGATATAGTAAAACGTTTTAAAACGGGAGCAATGTCTTATGGATCTATTAGTAAAGAGGCACACGAGACACTAGCTGTAGCGATGAATCGTATAGATGGTAAATCAAATTCTGGTGAAGGAGGAGAAAATCAAGAGCGTTTTTATAAAGATGTAAATGGTGACTGGAAAAACAGTGCAATCAAGCAAGTAGCTTCTGGGCGTTTTGGTGTTACTTCAAACTACCTGACAAATGCTGCAGAGATTCAAATAAAAATGGCTCAAGGAGCAAAACCTGGTGAAGGAGGGCAGTTGCCTGGGCCTAAAGTAAATCCAGAAATTGCAAAAACACGTAATTCTACTCCATATGTAGGATTGATTTCTCCACCACCACACCATGATATTTATTCAATTGAAGATTTATCACAGCTTATTTATGACCTTAAATCTGCAAATAGAGAGGCACGTATTAATGTGAAATTAGTATCAGAAGTAGGTGTAGGGACTGTGGCCGCAGGTGTTGCAAAAGCTAAGGCAGATGTGATTTTAATCTCTGGGCATGATGGAGGTACAGGTGCAACGCCACTTACTTCATTAAAACATACGGGGCTTCCGTGGGAGTTAGGACTCGCCGAAGCACAGCAAACACTCGTTATGAATGATTTGCGTGGTCGTGTGAGGTTAGAGTGTGATGGCCAACTTAAAACCGGTAGAGACGTAGCAATCGCATGTCTTTTGGGAGCAGAGGAATTTGGATTTGCCACAGCACCACTAGTAGCTTCTGGATGTATTATGATGCGTGTATGTCATTTAAATACTTGTCCTGTGGGAATTGCAACACAAAATCCAGAGTTGCGTAAACGTTTTAAAGGAAAGCCGGAGCATGTGGTAAACTTCATGTATTTCGTAGCGCAAGAGCTTCGTGAGATTATGGCAAAGCTTGGCTTCAAGACGGTAGATGAGATGGTCGGGCAAGTACAAAAGCTAGACCGCAACAAGACTATCGATCAGTACAAAGCATTAGGACTCGATTTGTCTCCTATTCTTCATAAAGTAGAAGTTAAGGAAGGGCAATCCTTGAGAAATATCGAAAAGCAAGATCACGATTTAGAAAAGGCATTAGATTTTAAAATTATATCTCAGGCACACCCTGCATTATTCAGAAAAGAGAAAACCACGCTTGATCTTAAGATTACAAATGAAGACAGAGCAGTAGGAGCCATTTTAAGTAATGAGATTTCAAAAATTTATGGAGTTAATGGATTGCCAGAAAATACATTAAAAATCAACTTTGAAGGTTCGGCTGGGCAGAGTTTTGCGGCATTTGCAACGCATGGACTTACACTTTCGGTAACTGGAAATACAAATGATTATATAGGTAAAGGGCTTTCTGGCGCAAAAGTGATTGTAAAAGTACCTGTAGAGGCGACCATTATTCCTGAAGATAATGTCATTATTGGAAACGTAGCATTTTATGGTGCCACTGCTGGAGAGGCTTACATTAATGGAAAGGCTGGAGAGCGTTTTTGTGTACGTAACTCGGGAGCTAGAGCTGTGGTAGAAGGTATAGGTGATCATGGTTGTGAGTATATGACAGGAGGAGTAGCAGTGATTTTAGGAGCTGTGGGAAGAAACTTCGGGGCTGGAATGAGTGGCGGAATTGCATATGTGTATGATGTTGATAGCTCGCTTTCGCGAAAAGCAAACTCAGAAGGCTTAAACTTCTTAAAGGTAGAAGAAACTCAAGACCGTGAGGAGCTTAGACAGTTGGTTGAAAACCATTATAATGCCACACAATCTCCACTAGCACAACGTTTTCTAGAAAATTGGGATGTGGAAATAGGCAATTTCACGAAAGTGTTACCAGAAGAATACCGCCAGGCTTTAATTAGGTTAGAGGAAGAACAAAAATTAGCAAACTAA
- a CDS encoding ABC transporter substrate-binding protein: MTAAAWLAVVLLSLCTVGCSNSKSTERDHEVFRYNEQYQISTLDPAFARNPPIIWPVNQLFNGLVQLDNDLNVQPDIAKSWSISEDALTYSFTLRDDVKFHKHEAFYTVDSTRNVVASDFVYSFDRLTDPAIASPGSWVLSNVEHYKADNDSTFTVQLKQPFPAYLGLLSMRYCSVVPKEVTTFYGNEFRSNPIGTGPFKFKRWEEGVKLVLRKNELYYEKDAAGNNLPYLEAVAITFLPDKQSEFLQFAQGNIDFLNSLDPSYKDEILTASGTLREKYEDRVNFEKTPWLNTEYIGFFLDSNTPEVQSTLLRKAVNYGFDREKMITYLRNGIGKPAVNGFIPKGLPGFNNIEGYSYNPTLAKELVAQYIAQTGDQSPQLTIGTNSQYLDICEYIQRELQKVGLEVQIDVMPPSTLRQMKSSGELDAFRASWIADYPDAENYLSLFYSKNFTPNGPNYTHFKSATFDSLYEKSLSITDIDERKQYYIKMDSLIIEQSPIIPLYYDEVVRFTQKTISGFEPNAQNFLVLKHMKKSKK; encoded by the coding sequence ATGACAGCAGCTGCATGGCTTGCTGTCGTGCTTTTAAGTCTGTGTACAGTAGGCTGCTCAAATAGTAAAAGTACAGAGCGAGATCATGAAGTGTTTAGATACAACGAGCAATACCAGATTTCTACACTAGATCCTGCTTTTGCCCGCAATCCACCTATTATCTGGCCGGTAAATCAGCTATTTAATGGACTTGTTCAATTAGATAATGACCTTAATGTGCAGCCAGATATCGCTAAGTCTTGGTCTATTTCTGAAGATGCACTTACCTACTCTTTTACGCTACGTGATGATGTAAAGTTTCATAAACATGAAGCTTTTTACACTGTAGATAGTACAAGGAACGTAGTTGCAAGTGACTTCGTGTATTCTTTTGATAGACTTACAGATCCAGCTATCGCATCCCCAGGAAGTTGGGTGCTTAGTAATGTGGAACATTATAAGGCAGATAATGATAGCACTTTTACAGTGCAATTAAAGCAGCCTTTTCCAGCATATTTAGGATTACTCAGCATGAGATACTGCTCTGTTGTTCCTAAGGAAGTAACGACTTTTTATGGTAATGAATTTCGATCAAACCCAATAGGTACTGGTCCGTTTAAATTTAAGCGATGGGAAGAAGGTGTAAAACTAGTACTTCGTAAAAACGAATTGTATTACGAGAAAGATGCTGCTGGGAATAACCTCCCTTATCTAGAAGCTGTTGCCATTACTTTTTTACCAGACAAGCAAAGCGAATTTTTACAGTTTGCTCAAGGTAATATAGATTTTTTAAATAGCCTTGACCCTTCCTATAAAGATGAGATACTCACTGCCTCTGGAACGCTACGCGAGAAGTATGAAGATCGAGTGAATTTTGAAAAAACACCTTGGCTCAACACTGAGTACATAGGTTTCTTTTTAGATAGTAACACTCCAGAAGTGCAATCTACGTTATTACGCAAAGCTGTAAACTACGGTTTTGATCGCGAGAAAATGATCACCTACCTGCGTAATGGAATAGGAAAACCCGCAGTAAACGGTTTTATTCCCAAGGGACTTCCAGGTTTTAATAATATTGAAGGCTACAGCTACAATCCTACACTTGCTAAGGAACTTGTAGCTCAGTATATCGCACAAACTGGGGACCAGTCGCCACAACTCACTATAGGTACGAATAGTCAATATCTTGATATCTGTGAGTACATACAGCGAGAGCTGCAAAAAGTAGGACTGGAAGTACAAATTGATGTAATGCCTCCATCTACATTGCGCCAGATGAAAAGTAGTGGTGAGCTAGACGCTTTCCGTGCAAGCTGGATTGCAGATTACCCAGATGCAGAAAACTACTTGAGTTTATTTTATAGTAAAAACTTCACTCCTAACGGACCTAACTATACACACTTCAAAAGTGCGACTTTTGATAGTCTTTATGAGAAAAGCTTGAGCATTACAGACATAGATGAGCGCAAGCAATACTATATCAAGATGGATTCTCTTATTATAGAGCAATCTCCTATAATTCCACTATATTATGATGAGGTCGTACGCTTTACACAGAAGACCATTTCAGGTTTTGAACCAAATGCTCAGAACTTCTTAGTGTTGAAACATATGAAAAAGAGTAAAAAGTAG
- a CDS encoding acyl-CoA thioesterase — MKNHNTFVKVRYSETDQMGFVHHSNYAQYLEIARLEWLEQFGISYKWMEENGVMLPVYNLNTTFKKSALFDDRLKIETSLRDIPTVRIMFDYKVYNQNEELLTVASTELIFMNTKTGRPMRCPKYILEKL; from the coding sequence GTGAAAAACCATAATACTTTTGTTAAAGTTCGCTACTCAGAAACCGACCAGATGGGCTTTGTGCACCATAGTAACTATGCTCAATATCTTGAAATTGCGAGACTTGAATGGCTAGAACAATTCGGAATTTCTTATAAATGGATGGAAGAAAATGGTGTAATGCTACCAGTTTATAATTTAAATACAACATTTAAAAAATCTGCACTTTTCGATGATCGCCTTAAAATAGAAACCTCACTTAGGGATATTCCTACGGTGCGTATTATGTTCGATTATAAAGTTTATAACCAAAATGAAGAGTTATTAACAGTGGCGAGTACAGAATTGATCTTTATGAATACAAAAACTGGGCGACCTATGAGGTGCCCAAAATACATTTTAGAGAAGCTCTAG
- a CDS encoding glutamate synthase subunit beta has protein sequence MGKVTGFLEYKRKDESYVAPEERLKNYKEFTVPLEESDLKKQGGRCMDCGIPFCHSGCPLGNLIPDFNDAVYKGRWQEAAGILHATNNFPEFTGRLCPAPCEEACVLGINEDPVSIENIEKNIVERAFDEGWIIAQPPLKRTGKSVAVIGSGPSGLATAQQLNRAGHTVTVFERDAKVGGLLRYGIPDFKMEKNVIDRRLEVLEEEGITFKTNANVGQNISVEALQDEYDAIVLCGGATVRRSIPIKGAHLKGVYQAMDFLKQNNERQDGLNDWEEEIVATGKNVVVIGGGDTGSDCIGTSNRQGASSVTNFEILNKPTVERPTEQPWPYYPMRLRTSSSHKEGVDRVFSISTKEFVGDAAGNLTGLITSEVEWITHESGRRELKEVPNSEKKWECDMAFLALGFTGPEKTLIDQLHLDTDLRGNIKATDYSTNVSGIFAAGDMRRGQSLIVWAISEGRQAAHHVDKFLMGSSELPLKDEESDLPRR, from the coding sequence ATGGGAAAAGTAACAGGATTTTTAGAATATAAGCGTAAAGATGAGAGCTATGTAGCTCCGGAGGAACGCTTAAAAAATTATAAAGAATTTACCGTTCCTCTTGAAGAGTCAGATCTCAAAAAGCAGGGAGGAAGATGTATGGATTGCGGGATTCCGTTTTGTCATTCTGGATGCCCACTAGGGAACCTCATACCAGATTTTAACGATGCAGTGTATAAAGGTCGCTGGCAAGAGGCTGCAGGGATACTGCATGCGACAAATAATTTTCCAGAATTTACAGGAAGACTTTGTCCTGCTCCATGTGAGGAGGCTTGTGTTCTTGGTATTAATGAAGACCCTGTAAGTATTGAAAATATTGAAAAAAATATAGTAGAGCGTGCATTTGACGAAGGTTGGATTATAGCGCAACCACCTTTAAAACGTACGGGGAAATCTGTTGCTGTTATTGGATCTGGACCTTCTGGACTTGCTACAGCACAACAGCTCAATAGAGCTGGACATACGGTAACTGTTTTTGAAAGAGACGCAAAAGTAGGCGGATTATTACGTTATGGAATTCCAGATTTTAAGATGGAGAAAAATGTAATAGACCGTCGTCTTGAGGTTCTTGAAGAAGAGGGGATTACCTTTAAAACGAATGCAAATGTTGGGCAAAATATAAGTGTAGAGGCGCTCCAAGATGAGTATGATGCTATTGTACTTTGCGGTGGGGCTACTGTGAGAAGATCTATTCCCATTAAGGGTGCTCATCTCAAAGGAGTGTATCAAGCAATGGATTTTTTAAAACAAAATAATGAGCGTCAAGATGGTCTAAATGATTGGGAAGAAGAAATTGTAGCAACCGGTAAAAACGTTGTTGTAATAGGAGGGGGAGATACAGGTTCTGATTGTATAGGCACGAGTAATAGGCAAGGAGCAAGTAGTGTGACTAACTTTGAGATTCTTAATAAGCCTACTGTAGAGCGACCTACAGAACAGCCTTGGCCATATTATCCTATGCGACTGCGCACAAGTTCTTCACATAAAGAAGGGGTTGATCGTGTGTTTAGTATATCAACCAAAGAATTTGTGGGGGACGCTGCTGGAAATCTAACAGGATTAATTACTTCAGAGGTGGAGTGGATTACTCATGAAAGTGGTAGACGTGAACTAAAAGAAGTTCCTAATTCAGAAAAAAAATGGGAATGTGACATGGCATTTCTAGCATTAGGTTTCACCGGACCAGAAAAAACATTAATTGACCAATTACATCTCGACACAGATTTGAGAGGTAACATTAAGGCAACTGATTATAGCACCAATGTCTCGGGGATATTTGCAGCAGGTGATATGCGTAGAGGGCAATCACTTATCGTCTGGGCAATTTCTGAAGGGCGTCAAGCAGCACATCACGTAGATAAGTTTTTAATGGGAAGTTCTGAGCTTCCATTAAAAGATGAAGAGAGTGATTTGCCTAGGCGTTAA
- the dnaA gene encoding chromosomal replication initiator protein DnaA, producing the protein MTLTAQSVWDNCLAFIQDNITPQAYKTWFEPIKAVKLTDNALSIQVPSKFFYEWLEEHYVKLLKVALNKVLGENAKLVYVIRMENTYGNNQPFTEKIPSANRSAMKSQDVDAPFKNKNPELKNPFVIPGIRNLQIESQLNPNYNFDNFLEGESNRLARSAGMAVANKPGGTSFNPLLVFGGVGLGKTHLAHAIGVQIKDKYPAKTVLYISAEKFTQQYIESVKKNNRNDFIHFYQVIDVLIVDDIQLLSGKAGTQDVFFHIFNHLHQNGKQVILTSDKAPVDMQDIEQRLLSRFKWGLSAELQHPSFETRIAIIKQKLYQDGVEMPEEIVEFLANNIKTNVRELEGAIISLIAHSSFNKKEITLDLAKKIVDNYVKHTKREVSIDYIQKIVSDYFQMDVETLQSKTRKRHIVQARQLAMFFAKKLTKASLASIGSQIGQRDHATVLHACKTVDNLASTDKQFRKYVEDLGKKLSV; encoded by the coding sequence ATGACTCTAACTGCGCAATCTGTATGGGATAATTGTCTCGCATTTATTCAGGACAATATTACACCCCAGGCATACAAGACGTGGTTTGAACCGATTAAAGCGGTCAAGCTCACAGATAACGCATTAAGCATACAAGTGCCTAGTAAATTCTTTTATGAATGGCTAGAAGAGCACTATGTTAAACTTCTTAAAGTTGCGCTTAACAAAGTACTAGGTGAAAATGCCAAACTGGTCTATGTGATCAGAATGGAAAACACTTATGGAAACAATCAACCGTTTACAGAAAAGATTCCTAGCGCTAATCGTAGTGCCATGAAATCTCAAGATGTTGATGCTCCATTTAAAAACAAGAATCCAGAGCTCAAAAATCCTTTTGTAATTCCGGGAATCCGAAATTTACAAATCGAATCACAGCTCAACCCTAACTATAACTTTGATAACTTCCTTGAAGGTGAGTCCAACCGTCTTGCAAGATCTGCTGGAATGGCAGTTGCAAATAAGCCCGGAGGAACATCTTTTAATCCACTACTCGTTTTTGGTGGTGTAGGTTTAGGAAAAACACACCTTGCACACGCTATAGGTGTTCAAATAAAAGATAAATATCCAGCAAAGACTGTTTTATATATTTCTGCTGAGAAGTTTACACAACAATATATTGAGTCTGTAAAAAAGAACAACAGAAATGATTTTATACATTTCTATCAAGTTATTGATGTTCTTATTGTAGATGATATTCAATTACTAAGTGGTAAGGCAGGAACTCAGGATGTGTTCTTCCATATCTTTAATCACCTACATCAGAATGGTAAGCAAGTAATTCTTACCTCAGATAAGGCGCCAGTAGATATGCAAGACATTGAGCAACGCCTTCTTTCTCGTTTTAAATGGGGATTAAGCGCAGAGCTGCAACACCCAAGCTTTGAAACACGTATAGCCATCATAAAGCAAAAGCTTTATCAAGATGGTGTTGAGATGCCAGAAGAAATTGTAGAATTTCTTGCAAATAACATCAAAACAAATGTAAGAGAGCTCGAAGGTGCTATTATATCACTTATTGCTCACTCTTCTTTCAATAAGAAAGAAATCACATTAGATCTAGCTAAGAAAATTGTAGATAACTACGTGAAGCACACGAAGCGCGAAGTATCTATAGACTACATACAAAAGATTGTGTCAGATTACTTCCAGATGGATGTAGAAACACTACAGTCTAAAACTCGTAAACGTCACATCGTACAAGCAAGACAGCTCGCAATGTTCTTTGCAAAGAAACTTACTAAAGCATCACTTGCAAGTATAGGTTCTCAAATAGGACAACGCGATCACGCAACCGTATTACACGCTTGTAAAACGGTAGATAACCTTGCTAGTACAGATAAGCAGTTTAGAAAATACGTAGAAGATTTAGGAAAGAAGCTCTCTGTGTAA
- a CDS encoding IMPACT family protein, translating into MEQKDTYNTILSPSEETLFKDRNSKFFGYAFPVTTEEEVKEHIDALKKQHYQARHWCYAYVLGKEYEQYRANDDGEPSNSAGAPIYGQLQSFDVTNVLVVVVRYFGGTKLGVGGLINAYRTGAQLALENARIVKKTIDIPFSVQFEYPLLNKAMRLINDHKVTIIEQKMEMDCVFHLAIRRKESEKVIEAFNEVYGINLLKDE; encoded by the coding sequence ATCGAACAAAAAGACACTTATAACACCATTTTATCACCTTCTGAAGAAACACTCTTTAAGGATCGTAATAGCAAATTCTTTGGCTATGCATTTCCCGTTACCACAGAGGAAGAAGTCAAGGAACATATAGATGCACTTAAAAAACAGCACTACCAAGCCAGACACTGGTGCTATGCGTATGTATTAGGTAAGGAATACGAACAATACCGCGCAAATGACGATGGTGAACCTTCTAATAGTGCAGGTGCCCCTATATATGGTCAACTACAATCCTTTGATGTTACTAATGTGCTTGTAGTTGTGGTACGATATTTTGGTGGGACAAAATTAGGTGTAGGCGGTCTAATCAATGCTTATAGAACCGGAGCACAACTTGCACTTGAGAATGCTCGTATCGTAAAGAAAACAATTGACATCCCTTTTTCTGTACAATTTGAATATCCTCTACTCAATAAAGCGATGCGCTTAATAAATGATCATAAGGTGACCATAATCGAACAGAAGATGGAAATGGACTGTGTGTTTCATCTCGCCATACGAAGAAAAGAGTCTGAAAAGGTCATTGAGGCTTTTAATGAAGTCTATGGAATTAACCTCCTTAAAGACGAATAA